One stretch of Arachis duranensis cultivar V14167 chromosome 1, aradu.V14167.gnm2.J7QH, whole genome shotgun sequence DNA includes these proteins:
- the LOC107494748 gene encoding uncharacterized protein LOC107494748 isoform X1, translating into MALVAHQPQGLYMTFSSRRSLCSKRLKLKQCLTKSHLIGRADWHCISKQNICLSVGPPCISGFKVKPMRIAGFKGTAQNDDSVTKANGLKVPKTSVRLEESGEFKSESPNGRSVPVSFAAEADESLAPSPVIHKLFKKWLTMLRTQPSNQEGEKILGEPPPEVLPKTLEGAERNEKVEILKVAWSHFVSLDATIKIPLIIFAPFFLFVNVKYGAEVSKELTPLWVMGPLIVALYIMIVRWVAALYVFTFKQTIKIIKNLPSYCILAFTYAFRGKLKEDINAYIFQPMLRIKNANYKQMIRRKFEAFAEWIMEKYLDFVESIWPYYCRTIRFLKRANLI; encoded by the exons ATGGCATTGGTTGCCCATCAACCACAG GGCTTGTATATGACATTTTCATCAAGGCGTTCCTTGTGCAGCAAGAGGTTGAAACTGAAGCAGTGTTTAACAAAATCTCACTTGATTGGCAGAGCAGATTGGCATTGCATATCAAAGCAGAATATTTGTTTAAG TGTAGGGCCTCCGTGCATTAGTGGCTTCAAGGTTAAACCTATGAGGATTGCAGGCTTCAAAGGCACTGCTCAAAATGATGATTCTGTAACCAAAGCTAATGGATTGAAGGTCCCCAAAACTTCTGTTAGACTAGAAGAGAGTGGGGAATTCAAATCAGAATCTCCAAATGGCCGCAGTGTTCCAGTCTCTTTTGCCGCCGAAGCAGATGAGAGCCTTGCACCGTCACCTGTTATTCATaaacttttcaaaaaatggCTGACTATGCTGCGCACACAACCATCAAATCAAGAAGGGGAGAAGATTTTGGGAGAGCCTCCTCCGGAGGTTTTACCAAAAACTCTAGAAGGGGCAGAAAGGAATGAAAAAGTTGAGATTTTGAAGGTGGCTTGGTCCCATTTTGTATCCCTGGATGCAACAATAAAGATTCCGTTAATAATATT TGCCCCTTTCTTCCTCTTTGTCAATGTAAAATATGGTGCCGAGGTTTCCAAGGAGTTGACTCCTTTATGGGTTATGGGGCCACTCATCGTAGCTCTCTACATCATGATAGTGCGATGGGTGGCCGCACTGTATGTCTTCACCTTCAAGCAGACTATCAAAATAATCAAGAATTTGCCCTCTTACTGCATTTTGGCCTTCACCTATGCTTTCCGCGGCAAGCTCAAAGAAGATATCAATGCTTACATTTTTCAGCCTATGTTGAGGATTAAAAATGCTAATTATAAACAGATGATAAGAAGAAAGTTTGAAGCATTTGCAGAATGGATAATGGAGAAGTATCTTGATTTTGTTGAATCAATATGGCCGTATTACTGTAGGACAATCAGATTTTTGAAGAGGGCTAATCTCATTTAG
- the LOC107494748 gene encoding uncharacterized protein LOC107494748 isoform X2 has product MRIAGFKGTAQNDDSVTKANGLKVPKTSVRLEESGEFKSESPNGRSVPVSFAAEADESLAPSPVIHKLFKKWLTMLRTQPSNQEGEKILGEPPPEVLPKTLEGAERNEKVEILKVAWSHFVSLDATIKIPLIIFAPFFLFVNVKYGAEVSKELTPLWVMGPLIVALYIMIVRWVAALYVFTFKQTIKIIKNLPSYCILAFTYAFRGKLKEDINAYIFQPMLRIKNANYKQMIRRKFEAFAEWIMEKYLDFVESIWPYYCRTIRFLKRANLI; this is encoded by the exons ATGAGGATTGCAGGCTTCAAAGGCACTGCTCAAAATGATGATTCTGTAACCAAAGCTAATGGATTGAAGGTCCCCAAAACTTCTGTTAGACTAGAAGAGAGTGGGGAATTCAAATCAGAATCTCCAAATGGCCGCAGTGTTCCAGTCTCTTTTGCCGCCGAAGCAGATGAGAGCCTTGCACCGTCACCTGTTATTCATaaacttttcaaaaaatggCTGACTATGCTGCGCACACAACCATCAAATCAAGAAGGGGAGAAGATTTTGGGAGAGCCTCCTCCGGAGGTTTTACCAAAAACTCTAGAAGGGGCAGAAAGGAATGAAAAAGTTGAGATTTTGAAGGTGGCTTGGTCCCATTTTGTATCCCTGGATGCAACAATAAAGATTCCGTTAATAATATT TGCCCCTTTCTTCCTCTTTGTCAATGTAAAATATGGTGCCGAGGTTTCCAAGGAGTTGACTCCTTTATGGGTTATGGGGCCACTCATCGTAGCTCTCTACATCATGATAGTGCGATGGGTGGCCGCACTGTATGTCTTCACCTTCAAGCAGACTATCAAAATAATCAAGAATTTGCCCTCTTACTGCATTTTGGCCTTCACCTATGCTTTCCGCGGCAAGCTCAAAGAAGATATCAATGCTTACATTTTTCAGCCTATGTTGAGGATTAAAAATGCTAATTATAAACAGATGATAAGAAGAAAGTTTGAAGCATTTGCAGAATGGATAATGGAGAAGTATCTTGATTTTGTTGAATCAATATGGCCGTATTACTGTAGGACAATCAGATTTTTGAAGAGGGCTAATCTCATTTAG